The following are from one region of the Penaeus vannamei isolate JL-2024 chromosome 28, ASM4276789v1, whole genome shotgun sequence genome:
- the LOC113827332 gene encoding transketolase-like protein 2 (The sequence of the model RefSeq protein was modified relative to this genomic sequence to represent the inferred CDS: added 134 bases not found in genome assembly) gives MGCTLSGGILGTTSDMADINQQELQDIANKLRILSIKSTEASKSGHPTSCASMAEIMSVLFFHTMRYKLSSPKDASSDRFILSKGHAAPILYAAWAEAGLFPTEELMNLRKIDNDLEGHPTPRLNFVDVATGSLGQGLSVACGMAYVGKFYDKASYRTYCLIGDGESAEGSIWEALSFAGIKKLDNLVAIFDINRLGQSEPTAFQHDMDAYRSRLEGFGWNTLVVDGHDIEAICKAFHEASQTKGKPTCLLAKTYKGKGFPAIEDAENWHGKPLGAKAEEVISAIEGQIKNPGPNNLVPQKPLHEDAPKVDISNIKLASPPKYNKGDKVATRQAYGTALSKLAENNQRVIALDGDTKNSTFSNAMLKTDPARYIECFIAEQNLVGVGIGAACRDRTVAFVSTFAAFFTRAFDQLRMGAISQTNINCVGSHAGISIGEDGPSQMALEDLAMFRSIPSSTVFYPSDAVSTERACELAANTPGLCFIRTSRPGTAVVYDNDHQFEIGKGNVIKSSGSDKVLVIGAAITLREAMTAADQLASEGINLRVMDLFTIKPIDKDGIIKNARECGGRIIVVEDHYAEGGIGEAVLSAVAMERDIIMKHLAVPRIPRSGKCDELLEMFGISASAVVKAAKEISSL, from the exons GCACCCAACATCATGTGCGTCTATGGCAGAGATCATGTCTGTGCTCTTTTTCCACACAATGCGCTACAAGCTCTCGTCTCCCAAGGATGCCAGCTCAGACAGGTTCATTCTGTCCAAGGGGCATGCAGCTCCCATCCTCTAtgctg CATGGGCTGAGGCAGGTCTGTTCCCCACTGAGGAGCTGATGAACCTGCGTAAGATTGACAATGATCTTGAGGGCCATCCCACCCCCCGCCTCAACTTTGTGGATGTAGCCACTGGCTCACTGGGCCAGGGTCTCTCTGTAGCTTGTGGCATGGCCTATGTGGGCAAGTTTTATGACAAGGCCTCCTACAG AACCTACTGTCTcattggtgatggtgaaagtgcTGAGGGTAGCATCTGGGAGGCTTTGAGCTTTGCAGGAATCAAGAAGCTGGACAATCTGGTGGCCATTTTTGATATCAATCGTCTTGGTCAGTCAGAGCCCACTGCCTTCCAGCATGACATGGATGCTTACCGCTCTCGCCTCGAAGGTTTTGGCTGGAATACCTTGGTTGTAGATGGCCATGATATTGAAGCTATCTGCAAG GCATTCCATGAAGCTTCTCAGACAAAGGGCAAGCCCACATGCCTGCTTGCCAAGACATACAAAGGCAAAGGCTTCCCTGCCATTGAAGATGCAGAGAACTGGCATGGCAAACCCTTGGGGGCCAAAGCAGAGGAAGTAATTTCTGCCATTGAAGGTCAGATAAAAAATCCGGGACCAAACAACCTTGTACCTCAGAAGCCACTCCACGAAGACGCACCTAAAGTTGATATAAGCAACATTAAACTAGCCAGCCCTCCAAAGTACAACAAAG GTGACAAGGTAGCCACAAGACAGGCATATGGTACTGCCCTCTCCAAGCTTGCTGAGAACAACCAAAGAGTAATTGCGCTTGATGGTGACACAAAGAACTCAACTTTCTCCAATGCCATGTTGAAGACAGATCCTGCCAG GTACATTGAGTGCTTCATTGCTGAACAGAATTTGGTTGGAGTTGGAATTGGAGCAGCTTGCCGAGACCGTACTGTTGCTTTTGTCTCTACCTTTGCTGCATTCTTCACTCGTGCATTTGACCAGTTGCGAATGGGTGCTATTTCTCAG ACCAACATCAACTGTGTGGGATCTCATGCTGGCATCAGCATTGGTGAAGATGGCCCAAGCCAGATGGCACTGGAGGATTTGGCAATGTTCCGCAGCATTCCCTCATCCACTGTCTTCTACCCCTCGGACGCTGTGTCTACTGAGCGTGCCTGTGAGCTTGCTGCCAACACTCCTGGTCTCTGCTTCATTCGTACTTCTCGCCCAGGAACAGCTGTTGTCTATGACAATGATCATCAGTTTGAA ATTGGCAAGGGTAATGTAATCAAGTCGTCAGGCAGTGACAAGGTGCTGGTGATTGGTGCTGCCATCACCTTGAGGGAAGCCATGACTGCTGCTGATCAACTGGCTTCTGAGGGAATCAATTTACGTGTCATGGATCTCTTCACCATTAAGCCCATTGACAAGGATGGCATTATCAAAAATGCTCGTGAGTGTGGTGGCCGTATCATCGTCGTGGAGGACCATTATGCAGAAG GTGGCATTGGAGAAGCAGTCCTGTCAGCTGTTGCAATGGAGCGTGACATCATCATGAAACACCTTGCTGTCCCACGTATTCCTCGATCTGGAAAGTGTGACGAACTCCTGGAAATGTTTGGCATCTCTGCTTCTGCTGTTGTTAAGGCTGCCAAAGAGATATCTAGCCTTTAA